One genomic region from Halococcus qingdaonensis encodes:
- a CDS encoding FAD-dependent oxidoreductase: MSTFVIIGGDAAGMSAASKAKRDDPDLDVIVFEAGEWVSYGACGLPYYVKGEIQSLEDLVSITPEEFREQRDIDLRMGHEVVAIDPNDRTVTARGESEVVVEYDHLLVSTGAAAVEPPIDGIDRDGVYTLGSMSDGKELREYVGRARTDGTLNQPDSGPACRFLDDCNGPVGIVGGGYIGIEMAEALAGNGFEVQLFQRGDRILKPFGEATSDAILDHLGEQDVAVNLNAEVEALAGGDGVEAVVTVDGRTPVEMVLVGTGVSPRTDLAEDAGIELGATGAIAADAYRETSRPDIYAAGDCAEAEHVVTGEPAYVPLALTANRHGRAVGRTIAGTPTDGGGIAGTAAVKAFDREAARTGVLDHQKARRVGFDPITEIIDAKSRAGYYPGGSTVGVTLTADRDSGRVLGGSLVAEYGEGAVHRSHALVGAVTEGIGLGELSNYDLAYAPPFNTTWDPVLTAAKVLDGNR; this comes from the coding sequence ATCGGTGGCGATGCGGCCGGCATGTCCGCGGCAAGCAAGGCCAAACGGGACGATCCTGATCTCGATGTAATCGTTTTCGAGGCCGGTGAGTGGGTCTCCTATGGTGCCTGTGGCCTTCCCTACTACGTCAAGGGCGAGATACAGTCCTTGGAGGACCTCGTCTCGATCACGCCCGAGGAGTTCCGTGAACAGCGCGATATCGACCTCCGGATGGGCCACGAGGTCGTCGCCATCGACCCGAACGATCGGACTGTGACTGCTCGTGGAGAGAGCGAAGTCGTCGTTGAGTATGACCACCTGCTTGTTTCGACCGGTGCCGCGGCCGTCGAACCTCCGATCGACGGTATCGACAGGGACGGCGTCTACACGCTCGGCTCGATGTCCGACGGCAAGGAGCTCCGAGAGTACGTCGGTCGGGCACGAACCGATGGAACCCTCAACCAGCCAGACAGCGGGCCAGCCTGTCGATTTCTCGACGACTGTAACGGTCCCGTCGGCATCGTCGGCGGCGGTTATATCGGTATCGAGATGGCCGAGGCGCTGGCCGGCAACGGCTTCGAGGTACAGCTGTTCCAGCGCGGCGATCGCATCCTGAAACCGTTCGGCGAGGCGACGAGCGACGCGATCCTCGATCATCTCGGCGAGCAGGACGTCGCGGTGAACCTGAACGCCGAAGTCGAAGCACTCGCTGGTGGTGATGGGGTCGAAGCGGTCGTGACCGTCGACGGACGAACGCCCGTCGAGATGGTGCTTGTTGGGACCGGTGTCAGCCCACGCACCGATCTCGCCGAGGACGCCGGCATCGAACTGGGCGCGACGGGCGCTATCGCAGCTGATGCCTACCGGGAGACGAGCCGCCCCGACATTTACGCGGCGGGCGACTGTGCGGAGGCCGAACACGTCGTCACCGGTGAACCGGCGTACGTTCCGCTCGCGTTGACGGCCAACCGACACGGCCGAGCGGTCGGTCGAACGATCGCGGGCACACCGACCGACGGCGGCGGTATCGCGGGGACGGCAGCCGTCAAGGCCTTTGATCGGGAAGCCGCCCGGACAGGTGTTCTTGATCATCAAAAGGCTCGTCGCGTCGGGTTCGATCCCATCACCGAGATTATCGACGCGAAATCGCGCGCCGGCTACTATCCCGGTGGGAGCACGGTCGGGGTGACACTCACCGCCGACCGCGACTCCGGGCGTGTGCTCGGTGGCAGCCTCGTCGCCGAATACGGCGAGGGTGCAGTCCATCGGAGCCATGCGCTCGTCGGTGCCGTCACCGAGGGCATCGGTCTCGGCGAACTCTCGAACTACGATCTCGCGTACGCGCCGCCGTTCAACACGACATGGGACCCCGTGCTAACGGCTGCGAAGGTGCTCGACGGTAATCGTTGA